In a single window of the Pontibacter russatus genome:
- a CDS encoding DUF423 domain-containing protein — MTQKAILLIATAFGALTVAIGAFGAHALGPMLREADRVDTFETAVKYQMYHTLALLAVGLLLFRIEQPALQVAAWCFFFGILIFSGSLYTLCLTGITWLGAVTPLGGLAFILGWGALFYAVLKAL; from the coding sequence GTGACACAAAAAGCCATTTTACTGATTGCCACTGCGTTCGGAGCCTTGACAGTTGCCATCGGCGCTTTCGGGGCGCATGCGCTTGGCCCGATGCTGCGGGAGGCAGACCGGGTAGACACTTTCGAGACTGCCGTCAAATACCAGATGTACCATACGCTGGCGCTGCTGGCGGTGGGGCTTCTGCTTTTCAGGATAGAGCAGCCGGCGCTGCAGGTAGCGGCCTGGTGCTTCTTTTTCGGTATCCTCATTTTTTCCGGCTCGCTCTACACGCTTTGCCTCACCGGTATTACCTGGCTCGGCGCCGTTACCCCGCTCGGCGGGCTTGCTTTCATCTTAGGGTGGGGAGCCCTGTTTTATGCCGTTCTAAAAGCCTTGTAG
- a CDS encoding DUF2750 domain-containing protein yields MTQDTAALDKTYRNFIIRIVETDAVWGLTKDETWATSSAAASENTEVILFWSDRKGAVACAEDEWEAYLPESISLVEFLENWCVGMYGDQLLLGADWGADLSGKEAEPLAVALDVINELKAKGKKLKFIQYESQEEFEEQVNEAMDGDE; encoded by the coding sequence ATGACACAAGATACAGCCGCTCTCGATAAGACATATAGAAATTTTATAATACGCATTGTGGAAACAGATGCCGTATGGGGGCTTACGAAGGACGAAACCTGGGCGACATCGAGCGCAGCAGCTTCTGAAAACACGGAAGTCATCCTGTTCTGGTCTGATAGAAAGGGGGCCGTGGCCTGCGCCGAAGACGAATGGGAGGCCTATCTGCCGGAGAGTATATCGCTGGTGGAGTTCCTGGAGAACTGGTGCGTGGGCATGTACGGCGACCAGCTTTTGCTGGGCGCTGACTGGGGCGCTGACCTGAGCGGGAAAGAGGCGGAGCCGCTGGCAGTGGCCCTGGACGTCATAAACGAACTGAAGGCCAAAGGCAAAAAGCTGAAGTTTATCCAGTACGAAAGCCAGGAAGAGTTTGAAGAGCAGGTAAATGAGGCGATGGACGGAGACGAATAG
- a CDS encoding glycerophosphodiester phosphodiesterase, whose protein sequence is MRLPAATMPVFDAQGHRGARGLLPENTLPAMRAALDLGVTTLEMDAHISKDGQVLLSHDPYMNPDHELLPDGLEIIAADAKSYVLYDMNYADIRAFDVGSRGNSQFPEQQRMPAYKPLLSEVIDSTQAYIRRRQLPQVFYNIETKSKPDTDNKYHPEPEAFVDRLMEVIQEKNILPWVIIQSFDVRTLQVLHQKYPQVKTALLVSNNEGFGQNVRKLGFTPTIYSPAHHLTTPDLVKAAHQQGISVIPWTVNDLDDMRRLKQMGVDGIISDFPNLFREL, encoded by the coding sequence ATGCGTCTCCCTGCTGCCACAATGCCTGTCTTCGATGCACAGGGCCACCGCGGCGCGCGCGGGCTGCTGCCCGAGAACACCCTGCCCGCCATGCGGGCCGCGCTGGATTTAGGCGTCACCACCCTGGAGATGGACGCGCACATCAGCAAAGATGGCCAGGTGCTGCTCTCACACGACCCTTACATGAACCCGGACCACGAACTGCTGCCCGACGGGTTGGAGATCATTGCCGCCGATGCAAAGAGCTACGTTCTCTACGACATGAACTACGCCGACATCAGAGCGTTTGATGTGGGATCTAGGGGCAACAGCCAATTCCCGGAGCAGCAACGCATGCCTGCTTACAAACCATTGCTATCCGAGGTGATAGACTCCACACAGGCATATATAAGGCGGCGCCAACTGCCCCAGGTGTTCTACAACATCGAAACAAAGTCGAAGCCCGACACAGACAATAAATACCACCCTGAGCCGGAAGCGTTTGTGGACCGCCTGATGGAGGTAATTCAGGAAAAAAACATACTGCCCTGGGTCATCATTCAGTCATTTGACGTGCGCACGCTGCAGGTTCTGCACCAGAAGTACCCGCAGGTGAAAACGGCCCTGCTGGTAAGCAACAACGAGGGGTTTGGGCAGAACGTCCGAAAGCTTGGCTTCACCCCCACCATATATAGCCCGGCTCACCATCTCACAACACCAGACCTCGTAAAAGCCGCACACCAGCAGGGCATCAGCGTTATCCCGTGGACGGTGAACGATCTGGACGACATGCGCCGCTTAAAGCAGATGGGAGTGGACGGCATCATCTCAGACTTCCCGAATCTCTTCCGGGAGCTGTAA
- a CDS encoding IS982 family transposase has translation MHFIIDTARVVEVFCFIDDFCKEVEDYFTSHPLPKGLLEKHPAGRKPSLSESEVLTILVLYHLSGFKCFEYYYRRLVLGELRSFFPRAVSYTQFLSLARQACFHAFLLAQCRCSLSARTGHYYIDSKKLPVCDNLRIHSHRVFEGIASRGKGSTGWFFGLKLHLVINQHGELARLLITPANVADNNHQVLGRLLEGLKGKCYGDRGYLSSLLGELLEKGLHLVAKIRKNMKNMLLTLSDKLNLMKRGGIEAVNDILMSVCDIDHTRHRNPLNALVHILSGLTAYTFLDHKNKRFNPARTLA, from the coding sequence ATGCACTTTATCATAGATACTGCCAGGGTGGTAGAAGTGTTCTGCTTCATTGACGATTTCTGTAAGGAGGTTGAGGATTATTTCACTTCCCATCCGCTGCCAAAAGGGCTCTTAGAAAAGCACCCCGCCGGCAGGAAGCCCTCCCTCTCCGAGAGCGAGGTGCTCACCATCCTGGTGCTCTACCACCTCTCGGGCTTCAAGTGCTTCGAGTACTACTACCGGCGCCTGGTACTCGGAGAACTGAGGAGTTTCTTTCCCAGGGCCGTCTCCTACACGCAGTTCCTCTCGCTGGCCCGCCAGGCCTGCTTCCACGCCTTTCTGCTGGCCCAGTGCCGGTGCAGCCTCTCCGCCCGCACCGGCCACTACTACATAGACTCCAAGAAGCTCCCTGTCTGCGACAACCTGCGCATTCACTCCCACAGGGTCTTCGAGGGGATAGCCTCAAGGGGAAAAGGCTCCACCGGCTGGTTCTTCGGCCTCAAGCTGCACCTGGTCATAAACCAGCACGGAGAGCTGGCGCGCCTGCTCATCACACCGGCTAACGTGGCAGACAACAACCACCAGGTGCTGGGGCGCCTGCTCGAGGGGCTGAAGGGCAAGTGCTACGGGGACAGAGGCTACCTCTCCTCCCTGCTCGGGGAACTGCTGGAGAAGGGCCTGCACCTGGTGGCTAAAATAAGGAAGAACATGAAAAACATGCTCCTGACGCTCTCAGACAAGCTCAACCTGATGAAGAGGGGAGGTATAGAGGCCGTCAATGATATTCTGATGAGCGTTTGCGACATCGACCACACCCGTCACCGAAACCCGCTCAACGCCCTGGTCCACATCCTCTCCGGCCTGACCGCCTACACCTTTCTCGACCACAAAAACAAAAGATTTAATCCTGCCAGAACTTTGGCTTAA
- the dcd gene encoding dCTP deaminase, with protein MILTDKQILEEIEKGTILVEPFNRDCLGTNSYDVHLGRHLATYKDEVLDARKHNEIDVFDIPEEGFVLQPNMLYLGVTLEYTETHAHVPFLEGKSSVGRLGIDIHATAGKGDVGFCNTWTLEISVSKPVRVYHGMPIGQLIYFEVKGGIENYYNTKENAKYNHRTITPVESMMWKNVW; from the coding sequence ATGATTTTAACAGACAAGCAGATTTTAGAAGAGATTGAGAAAGGGACCATTCTTGTAGAGCCTTTTAACCGCGACTGCCTAGGCACCAACTCCTACGACGTACATCTGGGCCGCCACCTGGCCACTTACAAGGACGAGGTGCTGGACGCCCGCAAGCACAACGAGATTGACGTATTTGACATACCGGAAGAGGGTTTCGTGCTCCAGCCCAACATGCTGTACCTGGGGGTAACGCTGGAGTATACCGAGACGCACGCGCACGTGCCCTTCCTGGAGGGGAAATCGAGTGTCGGGCGCCTCGGCATCGACATCCACGCCACCGCCGGCAAAGGCGATGTGGGCTTCTGCAACACCTGGACGCTTGAGATCTCCGTCTCGAAACCGGTGCGCGTGTACCACGGCATGCCCATCGGGCAGCTGATTTATTTTGAAGTAAAGGGCGGCATCGAGAACTACTACAACACCAAGGAAAACGCAAAATACAACCACCGCACCATCACCCCTGTTGAGTCGATGATGTGGAAAAACGTGTGGTAG
- the hemL gene encoding glutamate-1-semialdehyde 2,1-aminomutase translates to MKQAPVSDALFQRAQNSIPGGVNSPVRAFRSVGGHPRFMVSAKGPFLYDEDGNQYLDLINSWGPMILGHAAEVVNEAVQKAIPNSLSFGAPTRKEVEMAELIVHMVPSIEKVRMVNSGTEATMSAIRVARGYTGRDKIIKFEGCYHGHGDSFLIAAGSGAITLGVPDSPGVTKGTANDTLTAPYNNLEAVKTLAEANKGQVAAIILEPVAGNMGLVIPQPGFLQGLRDLCDKEGIVLIFDEVMTGFRLAPGGAQELYGVTPDMCTLGKIIGGGMPVGAYGGKRELMDYVSPAGPVYQAGTLSGNPIAMSAGMAMLNFLNEHPETYDKLENTSASMVAGMQRNMQQLGLAYTINRVGSMFSIFFTPEPVTDFDSAKTSDTALFGRYFNGMLDRGIYLAPSQYEALFVSTAVTDQLVEKYVQANLEALQEAHQA, encoded by the coding sequence ATGAAACAAGCACCTGTCAGCGATGCGCTGTTCCAGCGCGCACAGAACAGCATACCGGGCGGTGTCAACTCCCCGGTCAGAGCGTTTAGATCTGTGGGGGGCCACCCGCGGTTCATGGTTTCCGCCAAGGGCCCCTTCCTGTACGACGAAGACGGCAACCAATACCTCGACCTGATCAACTCCTGGGGCCCCATGATACTGGGCCACGCCGCAGAGGTGGTGAACGAGGCCGTGCAGAAGGCCATCCCGAACTCCCTCTCTTTTGGCGCCCCCACCCGCAAGGAGGTGGAGATGGCGGAGCTGATTGTGCATATGGTGCCCAGCATCGAGAAAGTGCGCATGGTGAACTCCGGCACCGAGGCGACCATGTCGGCCATACGGGTGGCGCGCGGCTACACCGGCCGCGACAAAATCATTAAATTCGAGGGCTGCTACCACGGCCACGGCGACTCCTTCCTGATTGCGGCGGGCAGCGGCGCCATCACGCTGGGCGTGCCCGACAGCCCCGGCGTCACCAAAGGCACCGCCAACGACACGCTCACGGCCCCCTACAATAATTTAGAGGCTGTAAAAACACTTGCTGAAGCTAACAAAGGACAGGTGGCCGCCATAATCCTGGAGCCGGTGGCAGGCAACATGGGGCTCGTCATCCCGCAGCCGGGCTTCCTGCAGGGCCTCCGCGACCTGTGCGACAAAGAAGGCATCGTGCTCATTTTTGACGAAGTGATGACAGGCTTCCGGCTGGCGCCCGGCGGGGCGCAGGAACTCTATGGCGTTACACCGGATATGTGTACGCTGGGCAAGATTATCGGCGGTGGCATGCCGGTGGGTGCCTACGGCGGCAAGCGCGAGCTGATGGATTACGTCTCCCCGGCTGGGCCTGTTTACCAGGCAGGCACCCTGTCGGGCAACCCCATCGCCATGTCGGCGGGCATGGCCATGCTGAATTTCCTGAACGAGCACCCGGAAACCTATGACAAGTTGGAAAATACCAGTGCCAGCATGGTGGCGGGCATGCAGCGGAACATGCAGCAGTTGGGCCTTGCCTATACCATCAACCGTGTCGGCTCCATGTTCAGCATTTTCTTCACGCCGGAACCAGTGACAGACTTTGACTCCGCGAAGACTTCCGATACCGCGTTGTTCGGCCGCTATTTTAACGGCATGCTGGATAGAGGCATATACCTCGCTCCCTCGCAGTACGAGGCGCTCTTTGTATCCACAGCGGTTACCGACCAACTGGTGGAGAAGTACGTGCAGGCCAACCTGGAGGCCTTGCAGGAGGCGCACCAGGCCTAA
- a CDS encoding ABC transporter substrate-binding protein: MMKRFWNMATGLLLAGALALPAQAQVQDAATQYSNGKILLQQQRFDQAMAEFMPLTGNNSPYAPEASYFYALAALKANKPDEAWQMLQQLQNDNPKWAGMADADYLLANVLFEQGEYERALSKLQELKGSAVASDAEGLKRFYLNRLNDRAAFERLLQKFDSDKTVAQVYADKLIGGWYRPEDRRTLENIVSRHNLDSSRYLSKEALSRQGYNVAVLLPFQLNQDPAVTARKSQFVTDMYAGMKLAQDTLREQGINLNLYTYDTSADTVGVKRVLDLPEMEQMSLIIGPIYKAAARVAARYATQHNINIVNPLSQDLDMALGNGNVFLFESSVATQARQAATYAYEHFSPKTAIIIYDSTKEDTTFAGYYRRQFLKLGGKVKAYKKINATKPTATADVFKGLDLKDTGHMAVFSDRMTAAVNATSLLQSKAPTMPLVTYDAWLDINQISLRQLDNLEVYFISPRYIDRQSPGHQWFREEYIQRYNLPPSVYAYIGFEMLYYFGTRLQQYGPQFNQQLVAEGILPGVFYSGFGYTSPNERQQLQPDNQYVPITKLEDLQLVVVNPVF, from the coding sequence ATGATGAAACGCTTTTGGAACATGGCCACAGGCTTGCTGCTGGCGGGCGCGCTGGCGCTGCCGGCACAGGCGCAGGTGCAGGATGCCGCCACGCAGTACAGCAACGGCAAAATCCTCCTGCAGCAGCAGCGCTTCGACCAGGCCATGGCCGAGTTCATGCCTTTGACCGGCAACAACAGCCCTTATGCGCCGGAGGCTTCTTATTTTTATGCGCTGGCGGCCCTGAAAGCCAACAAGCCGGACGAAGCCTGGCAGATGCTGCAGCAACTGCAGAACGACAACCCGAAATGGGCAGGCATGGCCGATGCGGATTACCTGCTGGCGAACGTACTGTTCGAGCAGGGCGAGTATGAGCGGGCCCTGAGCAAATTGCAGGAGCTGAAAGGCTCGGCCGTTGCCAGTGATGCAGAGGGCCTGAAGCGCTTTTACCTGAACCGGCTCAACGACAGAGCTGCTTTCGAGCGCCTGCTGCAAAAATTTGACTCCGATAAAACAGTAGCCCAGGTATATGCCGACAAGTTAATCGGTGGCTGGTACCGCCCGGAGGACCGGAGGACGCTGGAGAACATCGTTTCCCGCCACAACCTGGACAGCAGCCGCTACCTGAGCAAGGAGGCCTTGAGCAGGCAGGGATACAACGTGGCTGTGCTCCTCCCCTTCCAGCTGAACCAGGACCCGGCCGTTACGGCCCGCAAAAGCCAGTTTGTCACAGATATGTATGCCGGTATGAAATTGGCCCAAGACACGCTGCGGGAACAGGGCATCAACCTGAATTTGTATACCTACGACACCAGCGCCGACACCGTTGGCGTGAAGCGGGTGCTGGACCTGCCGGAGATGGAGCAGATGAGCCTCATCATCGGGCCCATATATAAAGCTGCGGCCAGGGTGGCGGCACGGTATGCCACGCAGCACAACATCAACATCGTCAACCCGCTGTCGCAGGACCTGGACATGGCGCTGGGCAACGGCAACGTGTTCCTGTTTGAGTCGTCGGTGGCGACGCAGGCGCGGCAGGCTGCCACTTATGCCTATGAGCATTTCTCGCCCAAAACCGCCATTATCATATATGACAGCACCAAGGAAGACACCACCTTCGCCGGCTACTACCGCCGGCAGTTCCTGAAGCTGGGCGGCAAGGTGAAAGCCTACAAGAAAATCAACGCCACCAAGCCCACCGCCACCGCCGATGTCTTCAAAGGGCTGGACCTGAAGGACACCGGGCATATGGCGGTTTTCTCAGACAGAATGACGGCTGCCGTAAACGCGACAAGCCTGCTGCAGTCCAAGGCCCCGACCATGCCCCTGGTAACGTACGACGCCTGGCTGGACATCAACCAGATTTCCCTGCGCCAGCTCGACAACCTGGAGGTCTACTTTATCAGCCCCAGGTATATAGACAGGCAGAGCCCAGGCCATCAGTGGTTCCGGGAGGAGTATATCCAACGGTACAACCTGCCGCCTTCGGTGTATGCATATATTGGTTTCGAGATGCTGTACTACTTCGGCACCAGGCTCCAGCAGTACGGCCCGCAGTTTAACCAGCAGTTGGTGGCGGAGGGCATACTACCCGGGGTGTTTTACTCCGGCTTCGGCTACACCAGCCCAAATGAACGGCAGCAGTTGCAGCCGGACAACCAGTACGTGCCGATAACAAAATTAGAAGACCTGCAACTTGTGGTAGTGAATCCTGTTTTCTGA
- the guaA gene encoding glutamine-hydrolyzing GMP synthase — MPEKILILDFGSQYTQLIARRVRELNVYCEIYPYNNVPPLTEDVKGVILSGSPCSVRDQEHPTIDLSHYLGLLPVLGVCYGAQLIAHEHGGEVTPSTIREYGRARLSELHNADRLLKELTPGSVVWMSHGDTIKEIPENIEVIASTESVRVAAYKLRGQETYGIQFHPEVTHSDEGKTLLRNFVVHICGCQQDWTSEQFVESTVAGLQEQLGNDKVVLGLSGGVDSSVAAMLIHHAIGKNLYCIFVDNGLLRKDEFETVLDSYKHMGLNVKGVNAKDKFYTALEGLTDPELKRKAIGRTFIEVFDDEAHQIEDVKWLAQGTIYPDVIESLSVKGPSATIKSHHNVGGLPDFMKLQVVEPLKTLFKDEVRLVGKTLKIDDAILGRHPFPGPGLAIRILSDITPQKVHILQQVDHIFISSLKKTGLYDEVWQAGAILTPVQSVGVMGDERTYEHVVALRAVTSVDGMTADWCRLPYDFLADVSNEIINKVKGVNRVVYDISSKPPATIEWE; from the coding sequence ATGCCAGAAAAAATCCTCATCCTCGATTTTGGTTCCCAGTACACCCAGCTTATTGCCAGAAGGGTGCGCGAACTGAATGTATATTGCGAGATATACCCCTACAACAATGTGCCGCCGCTTACGGAAGACGTGAAAGGCGTCATCCTCTCGGGCAGCCCCTGCTCGGTGCGCGACCAGGAGCACCCCACCATCGACCTAAGCCACTACCTGGGCCTGCTGCCGGTACTGGGCGTGTGCTACGGCGCGCAGCTGATTGCCCATGAGCACGGTGGCGAGGTGACGCCCTCCACCATCCGGGAGTACGGCCGCGCCCGCCTCAGCGAGCTGCACAACGCCGACCGCCTCCTCAAAGAGCTTACCCCCGGCTCCGTGGTCTGGATGTCGCACGGGGATACCATCAAAGAGATACCGGAAAACATCGAAGTGATTGCCAGCACCGAGAGCGTGCGCGTGGCGGCCTACAAACTGCGCGGCCAGGAAACCTACGGCATCCAGTTCCACCCGGAAGTAACACACTCCGACGAAGGCAAAACCCTGCTCCGCAACTTTGTGGTACACATCTGCGGCTGCCAGCAGGACTGGACTTCCGAGCAGTTCGTGGAAAGCACCGTGGCCGGTCTGCAGGAGCAACTGGGCAACGACAAAGTGGTGCTGGGCCTGTCGGGGGGTGTGGATTCGAGTGTGGCCGCCATGCTGATTCACCACGCCATCGGCAAAAACCTGTACTGCATTTTCGTGGACAACGGCCTGCTGCGAAAGGACGAGTTCGAGACGGTGCTGGACTCTTACAAGCACATGGGCCTGAATGTGAAAGGCGTTAATGCCAAGGACAAGTTTTACACCGCCTTGGAAGGCCTGACCGACCCGGAACTGAAGCGCAAAGCCATCGGCCGCACCTTCATCGAGGTGTTCGACGACGAGGCGCACCAGATTGAGGACGTGAAGTGGCTCGCGCAGGGCACCATATACCCCGACGTGATTGAGTCGCTGAGCGTGAAGGGGCCGTCGGCTACCATCAAGTCGCACCACAACGTGGGCGGGCTGCCCGATTTCATGAAACTGCAGGTGGTGGAGCCGTTGAAGACGCTATTTAAGGACGAAGTGCGTTTGGTAGGTAAGACGCTGAAGATAGATGACGCCATATTGGGGCGCCATCCTTTCCCGGGGCCGGGACTTGCCATTCGCATCCTGAGCGACATAACACCTCAGAAAGTGCATATCCTGCAGCAGGTGGACCATATCTTCATCAGCAGCCTGAAGAAAACCGGGCTGTATGACGAGGTGTGGCAGGCAGGCGCCATCCTGACGCCGGTGCAGTCGGTGGGCGTGATGGGCGACGAGCGCACCTACGAGCATGTGGTGGCGCTGCGCGCGGTGACGAGCGTAGATGGCATGACAGCCGACTGGTGCCGCCTGCCATATGACTTCCTGGCGGATGTGTCGAACGAAATCATCAATAAAGTAAAAGGAGTCAACCGCGTCGTGTACGACATCAGCTCGAAGCCACCGGCCACCATTGAGTGGGAATAA
- a CDS encoding DUF4145 domain-containing protein, whose translation MISKDILLNNFSKIEYLTFVCECCKKGAKVFDTNKYFESESEFSRREYTEDVNGFKTKIQRRFSAGFICSNSECRDISILVGEINSILRLQEENYQGQVTQNPTYNNRISIFDIVPTLNLFDIESYSFKTEASAIESELKDVFSVFWRNADCCAMKIRAFLEVLMDDNIIGKTGTDKKGKEYPYKLHRRIEFFEEKYPNEDLKAILLNLKDFGNIGSHAGEKLTREKLIIMVEIVECILNQLYTDNRGKLIILDNKLKKSATNV comes from the coding sequence ATGATTTCAAAAGATATTCTATTAAATAATTTTTCAAAAATTGAATATTTAACTTTCGTCTGTGAGTGCTGCAAAAAAGGGGCAAAAGTTTTTGACACAAACAAATACTTTGAATCAGAATCCGAATTTTCCAGAAGAGAATATACAGAAGATGTAAATGGGTTTAAGACAAAGATACAGAGAAGGTTCTCAGCTGGTTTTATATGCTCAAATTCTGAATGTAGAGATATTTCAATATTAGTTGGCGAAATTAATTCTATTTTAAGATTACAAGAAGAAAATTATCAAGGACAGGTCACTCAAAATCCTACATATAATAATAGGATATCCATTTTTGATATAGTTCCAACTTTAAACTTATTCGATATTGAAAGTTATTCGTTTAAAACTGAAGCAAGTGCTATAGAAAGTGAATTAAAGGATGTTTTTAGTGTATTCTGGAGAAACGCTGATTGCTGTGCTATGAAAATAAGAGCGTTTCTGGAAGTTTTGATGGATGATAATATTATTGGCAAGACAGGCACAGATAAAAAGGGAAAAGAATATCCCTATAAATTACATCGGCGCATCGAGTTTTTTGAAGAGAAATATCCAAATGAAGATTTGAAAGCAATACTTCTAAATCTAAAAGACTTCGGTAATATTGGAAGTCATGCAGGAGAAAAATTAACACGGGAGAAATTAATTATAATGGTTGAAATCGTTGAATGCATTTTGAATCAATTGTATACCGACAATAGAGGAAAACTTATAATCTTAGATAATAAATTAAAAAAATCAGCCACTAACGTTTAG
- a CDS encoding PD-(D/E)XK nuclease family protein, which produces MRYLSLKQEKFRDFLFLKLGFKEGEHLNRYREYLEALIDLKDYKKEFTFTDRNNKDKQITIEVDFTIVDWLVDELNFREGRSWKKKATINIAKATSATDLANFSFCPASFSISNTFETERTKNMEEGTLQHEKFHLLKWKEKIEILDLDKTEITDREVSFIDKETKDFFKELKYSKVVYSGHQENGTSFFFNKAKTFVGQPDYVFKNSNGNNFIVEEKLKFNKEETIFFVNNKVQLAAYLIELEEFNANYGYLVYWYYYSNSLKCKVVKITKNEVVGNFINNIFKQIDLLKEGTVIEFDTSKLNINKCLNCSVRKWCGHKSGNYNDLSFPYSDSYMKLFYVKYEK; this is translated from the coding sequence ATGCGGTATCTTTCTCTGAAACAAGAAAAGTTTAGAGACTTTCTATTTCTTAAACTAGGATTTAAAGAAGGCGAACACTTGAATCGCTATAGAGAATATTTAGAAGCATTGATTGATTTAAAAGATTATAAAAAGGAGTTTACCTTTACAGATAGAAATAATAAAGATAAGCAGATAACAATAGAAGTGGATTTCACCATTGTTGATTGGCTTGTTGACGAATTAAATTTTAGAGAAGGTAGAAGTTGGAAAAAGAAAGCGACGATAAATATCGCAAAAGCAACTTCAGCAACTGATTTAGCTAACTTCTCATTTTGCCCAGCAAGCTTTTCTATCTCTAATACTTTTGAAACGGAGAGAACCAAAAACATGGAAGAGGGAACTCTTCAACATGAAAAGTTTCATCTTTTAAAATGGAAAGAGAAAATTGAAATCTTAGATTTAGATAAAACTGAAATTACAGATAGAGAAGTATCATTTATAGATAAAGAAACAAAAGACTTTTTTAAAGAGTTAAAATATTCAAAAGTTGTTTATTCTGGACATCAAGAAAATGGAACTTCATTCTTTTTTAATAAAGCAAAAACATTTGTAGGGCAACCTGACTATGTATTTAAAAATTCAAATGGAAATAATTTTATTGTAGAAGAAAAATTAAAATTTAACAAGGAGGAAACAATATTCTTTGTAAATAATAAGGTGCAATTAGCTGCATACTTAATAGAACTTGAAGAATTTAATGCAAATTATGGTTACTTAGTTTATTGGTACTACTATTCAAATTCATTGAAATGCAAGGTTGTTAAAATTACAAAGAATGAAGTTGTGGGTAATTTTATAAACAATATTTTTAAACAAATAGACTTGCTAAAAGAAGGAACAGTCATAGAATTTGATACATCTAAATTAAATATCAACAAATGCCTAAATTGTTCAGTAAGGAAATGGTGTGGACATAAATCAGGGAACTATAATGATTTGAGTTTTCCTTATTCTGATTCATATATGAAACTATTTTACGTAAAATATGAAAAATAA